A region of the Osmia bicornis bicornis chromosome 1, iOsmBic2.1, whole genome shotgun sequence genome:
ATATACTCGTTAGACAGCGTTGTGCTTATTTCTTCTCAGCCGAAAAATGTCGTCACCAAAGGGTTAAACCTTGATCCAcctgtttttattttctcaaaaGTAGAAGATTAAATTTGGTAATTTTCCATAAAATTGCTGGTATTTTTAACAGTTCGTAAACCCGAAAGAAAGATTGTTATACCCGGCGAAcattaaatatcaatttccattttatttgAACAAAATAACTGAAAAGAATGTAATGAACAGTACTTACACTGAAATTGCTTTTCAGGCAAAATGGCAATTTGCAGCAGCTTGCTCATCATTCTGCGATTATTATTCGTCGTCGCATCATCAACGGTACCTGGAACATGGATGTAAGTACTTCAATTTACCTAAAATTACCAATTTCACAAATTAAGTATTCCCCACGTGTTCgaggaattttataaatcttaTGATCCACGGTGAATCtatttaaatattagaaaaaatcTACcgattacatttttcaataaattaaccCTTGGAAGATGAATGTGGGGTCATCTCAACTCGTTACCTGTATAATTTTAAGTGCATCTCACAGAAATGACCCAATTGCTTTCGCGTGATCTCCTCGCTCAACCCCCatcgaatttcagtgaaaaattaCCCACGCAAACGCCATAATTTATAGCTCTTTGTATAAGGCGAGACGAAATCGCGTCGTGGGAACTCGATCGAAAAGATTTTTCTGACGCTCTCTTGTTCCCGACGTACCCCTGCCCGGCAACGGTGTGTCTAATTTCTCAACCCCTGGCTACCACCCCTGCACGCCCATGACAAATCATTGAATAGTTCCTAGCTCGGTACACTTTTTCTTCCCGTGGAATTTTCATCCTGCCAGGAAGACCTTCATGCTTCCCCGCGTAATTGGATTTTTCAGAACGAAAAACGAAGAGCATGGGATTTTTCTCGCCGCTTCGGACACACTTTAATAAacgttattttatttgaaagtttcTCGACGGGGCGCCGGCGGGTCATTCCGAACCCATGAATCTCCTTTCTTGgaaaatatcaatttatatttttcacctGAGTTCGCTTGCAGAGCAAATGATCActgataaatttaattaagtatCACACACCATAAGATCCGTAATTTCGAAGCTGAAGAGATAATACGGTTGATAAGTGATCATCGGCCCTCCCGATCATTAGGgcccttttttcttctttttttttaaatcccTCCGCTAAGCAGCTCCGATCAGAAAAATGCCTAATCACATGGGCGGGTCTCGTAGGATCTCCATGAAAGTTAATCCTTCTTATGTGGGCTTAAGTTAGGCGTTCTCATTTAGTCTTGTCGTTTTAATCTCGTCTCCATCGCGGTCTAATTAGATTTGAATCAGTGTAATCATGCGTGCGGTTGATTGGAGGCTAATAACCGTTTAAGAGAAACTTTTTGGgggttttaattaaatttccattaCCTCTTTTTTACCGTGTCACGTAACAACGATACAGCCTTCCAGAAAGGTGTACGCAGGATAAAGCGATTTTCTAATAAGAATACCCTAATCTATCTTCTGGTATCGAGGTAACAACCCCTTAAGTCACGACTAACAGCCAGTATCCCAGATTAGATTCCAGGTGCATAGAAAACGTGCATGTGTTTCGAACGAATTGATTCACGCCGCTTTATTCTGAAAGCCATTTATTTCGCCGTGAATCGCCATGATATCGAAACGGTCAGATTAAGGGGTGGCCTCGggacaatttcttttttttcccccctcaACCTACGCGAACAGAAACCTGTCGACCATTTCATTGTCGTTTTCTTGCTACTTTCCATAGAAAGATACTTTTATTTTGAACAAATCTTTCATAAATActtgataaaaatattcctAATTACGTATTTTAGTAAATTGCCAcggattattaattttcaaatttttaatttcaatctttccatttgttattttatactttCCAAAGCATCGAGTGGTAAATATATTTACCACGAATctgtaaagggttaaaataagAGCAGCTGTTAATTAGAACACCCGGTACATGAAACCATAAGACTGTTGCTACAATCTTTTAGGAGACACGAGGCATTACTTTTTGGGCCGGCTCAGCCTACAGTGCCCCATGAATTTGCGTGGGCAGGATCCTTCGAAATATTATCGTTCTCTTCCCATGGTTCCCCGCGTCATTGTTTTAGGGGAGTGCAAAGCTGATAATATATCACGGCCAAAACGTGTTTCGGAATATTAATGCACTCTATTATGCACTCCCTATTAGTCGGTGTACCATGACCGAGAAAGCCGGTTAACCCTTTCCTCACGAAACCATTctttcattatatttattagctCTCCGTGTGTAACTGATGATAATTTACCGATGAACGACTATAGCGATGACTACTGGATTTTGGAGTTTCAGAACAACGAGAGAACCCGTGTCCCTTACCCAGTTACGCTCATGGATCTAGGGCCTAAAGGCGTTACGGTGATCAATCCTTAGCGCTGGAACACGTTCAATGAATAGGATCGGTGATATTAGAGCAAGCCGAGCGTGTTCGTATCACCGGTGAAACCTTTACGAGCAACCGTTTCGAATTTCAGATTGGTAGCCCCGTTAAAGACCCCTGACTTCTGTCTGTGACGGCATCGTTCCATCATCTCGCTCGGTTGACTCACAAATGTGCCATCAAAAATCGGTGCAGAGAACTGTTCTTCGCCCACGGCCCACCGCTTACCCTGCCCCTCGATCTCGCATAATCCGCGTGGCAAAATCTCTGAAAGTTGGCCCACGATTTTCGTGAAGGAAGGGAGAACCATCCGTGGGGTGGTTTGGCAAAGGGCGATCGAGACGTTCGATTCGGTCGTCGTTttcaaaaataacaatagCCCTTCGCTTGGTCTTTTCAGAAACGTGGGCTTGCAACACTTTCCTCAGCTCGAGGTCAGTCAAATGATAGAAACGTACGACATGACAGCGTCCAACATTTGCCACGGACTGAAGGGTCTTTCACCGGGCCAAGGGAAGCTGTGCCAGCTATCCGTGGACCACATGCCCAGCGTGGCGAAGGGTGCGAAATTTGGGATCCTCGAGTGCCAGCATCAATTCCGTGACCGAAGGTGGAACTGTTCCACCGTCTCCGACGAATCTGTCTTTGGACCTATACTCAGAATAGGTAAGACATCTGAAGATAAGCACTGTGGAACTGCAGCATCCCCTATTTCCACTTGATATTATCGATAacatttaatttcattcgCTGGTTAATCGGTAATTTTCTTACTTTAAACAGCCAGCAGAGAAACCGCGTTCGTTCATGCAATTACCGCCGCGGGAGTGGTCTACTCGATTAGCAGATCCTGCAGAGATGGCCAATTATCCTCGTGTGGCTGTTCAAGAAGCAGCAGACCCAGAGATCTAAAAAGAGATTGGATTTGGGGAGGCTGCGGGGACAATCTCGAGTACGGTTACAAGTGAgttgatttatttttttttatccaaCAGTTACACCAATGaatttatgtattaaaaataaaataaaacattatgTTCTTTTTTCAAGATTTACACAGGCATTCGTGGATGTAAAAGAACGTGAAAGGAGTTTCAAAAGGGGTAGCAGAGAACAAGGCCGCAGTTTGATGAATCTTCACAATAACGAAGCTGGTCGCAGGGTAACATTAATTCcttcattcttttctttctacaGTTCCTTATAATTAGAAAGCGATTAATCTTCCACAGGCTGTTATTAAAAGATCTAAAGTAACTTGCAAGTGTCATGGAGTTTCTGGAAGTTGCAGCTTAATTACTTGTTGGCAGCAACTTGCATCGTTTCGAGAAATCGGTAAGTATGTTTCCCTACTATttataaattagaaattatacaattatattgtcatGCTCTTAGGTGATTTTCTTCTGGATAAATATGATGGAGCGACAGAGGTCAGAGTAAACAGACGCGGCCGTTTGTCAATGAGAGATCCAAGATTTTCTTTACCTACAGCGAATGATTTGGTTTATTTGGATGACTCTCCAAATTACTGTCTTCCTAACGAGACACTTGGATCTTTaggtaaaataatttcatcattCGCGCCACTTTTCAAATCCACACAAGCGTGggaaaattataaatagtaattaagCAGGCGTTAATGTTAAaagcaccgaattaatttgtatatttaatacTCTATTTAATAATGTTTGTTAGGCACACATGGAAGAATTTGCAACCGAACATCATCCGGCATGGATGGATGCAATCTTCTTTGCTGCGGTAGAGGGTATAATACACAGAAATCAACTGTAAGAGAAAGATGTGAATGCAAGTTTCATTGGTGTTGCCTCGTCGAATGCAAGACTTGTGTTAAAAATATAGACATTCATTCGTGTAAATAAAATCCAAGTCAGTCTTACTAATactttttgtaatttcagaTAAACttaaattaataagaaatattatagtaaCACTGTATATATGCACACGTACGTGTTTAGTGAAGTACCTTAGCATAGTTATGATACAAGTAATTTCTAGAAGATTTCTAgccatttttttatttttatttctatttacaatcaatattttttctgacagttaaataaattcaatgaaactaataatttgttatattttgaattctagcttacttaaaaatattattcataaCTTTATATACTggtattaatgaaataatttattaatttataaacgtattaatcaatatattaagTGGCCTATTAAATGTGTACACAAAACAATTTGTATTGTGCTCAAATAGTTATGTAATCTTTAAAACAGCATTTATCTGAAACCAAATCAACACTTTAAAATGACTGAATCTGTGATtttataaattagaaaaattcaaacatttgatgatttttgtttcaacattttaaatattatcatttatttagaATTATATTGCTACAGTATTATCTTTGtaaggaaatatttttttattatcacaAAATATGTCTGCCTAATatatagtattaatattattttatattctgcccagttacatttgaaattttagtacTCTGTAAGTttattgtatttgtatttgtcaTATGATTATTTATTGCTACTTTTATGTAATGTATggtatacaaaaatataacacATACAAAGAAGTTATTGTTCCTCTTGaacatttttgtaattaataaaaatttcaaataatttttatactaTAGTGGATCTGGAAGATTCATACAAAACACAAATCGTATCATTtacgaaataattataattaaaattttataacatacaTTTTCTGTTGTGTACTatacatatttctaaattatatttacataaattaataCTTATTCATAAAACTGCCAAGGTCTTTCTGGACGATCAGGGTCTGTAGCCTTTGGATGATAATATCTGGGTGGTTCTTGTAAAGAAATTCCATTTTCTGTTAGCTCATTTATTAATGTCTGTACTTTAGATGCAATAATTTCTGAGCCATCAAAATACATCTCACAGATTCCAGATTCTAAGCAACGTTGTGCAAGCACACGTCCCACATATTTATATGCTATGATATCTTTTGTACTGAAAAATCATTGgcattaatttattacataccatcaaataataagaatttagTTTACAATATACACAAACTTATATAATTGTTTCCTTATTCCCCATTCTTGACTGGATACCATGATAACTGGACCATTCTCAAAATGATGTATTTCTGCGTCGATATAACGATTACTCGGTTTTATAATTAATCTATGCAGATTTTAATGTTCTTTTAAgaatttacattaaaattatagttagaaaattatattttaataatcattttaCTTATGCCAGTATGAAAATCCGGGTTTATCCAGAATATAACCTACAGGCTTCCTCGCAATTCTTAAACGTTCTATATTTCTTGGATTACGGTTTCGAATTTCTTTACAATTTTCTACTATCTCTGCATTTCCATGTATTTGTCTTTTAAGAAATAAGTTAGTAACGCGATTTCTTAGAGACAttttaatgttttaaatatttttatgtgATTAAAAAGTAAACATAAAATATACTCTTTTCCAGAAGAACTATGGGAGCATATGGGAGGGATCTATACTTTGCTGGACATgaattgtatatatatatatatgtttatgtGTATAGTATATGTCTCTTTAATAAAGGGTTATGTTTGTACCACGTGAATTATGATTCTAATTTCCAATATAAATACAGTTACTTTTACACAGTTTTAAACTATAACTTGATTAATATGCAatgatattgtattttataGTATAAGAAGTATTATCAACGCAAGTGATTgaacaaataattaacaatgaataaaagaaaacttgAAGAGACTGAAAGCAATCAAAACAATGAAGATTCTTCAATAGAAATTAAACGGATTTTATCACGTTTTAAATCAGACAAGGGTGAAATATTACCAGGAGGTTTGCTAGATCTGCCCATTAATATTACTGTTGATAAATTGCAAGAAATTTGTAATGCACTTTTGCAACACGAAGAACCTATACCTTTTACATTTTATGTAAATGATGTTGAGATTGTAGAcagtttagaaaataatatcaatgaaaatttcagtatCAGCGAAGATGTAGTTGAAATTGTATATCAACCTCAAGCAATTTTTAAAGTTAAAGCAGTTACAAGATGTACTGGTTCGTTAGAAGGTATGTTATCTGCTTGCCAAATCAATTAGCtctaaaagaaaataaaagtagaGATGTTGAGATATTGTTAAGTACTccttattttaataaaatacccCATGTTTTAGGTCACAAAGAAGCTGTAATATCAGTTGCATTTTCACCAGATGGAACAGGTCTAGCCAGTGGTTCTGGAGACACAACAGTTAGATTTTGGGATATTTATACGCAAACGCCGTATTATACGTGCGAGGGTCATAAACATTGGGTTTTATGTATTTCGTGGTCTCCGTGCGGGACGAAGCTTGCGTCTGCATGCAAAAATGGGACAATTTTATTATGGAATCCGAAAACAGGCAAACAAATAGGTAAAAGCTAATAAAATCTTATTATCAACATTTTATCTCGTCAATTTTATTTagctatttaatttttatgaatatttagGAAGAACTATGTTAGGCCACAAAATGTGGGTAACTTCTTTGTGCTGGGAACCATATCACAGAAATCCAGAATGTCAGCATTTAGTCAGTGCTTCAAAAGATGGGGATTTAAGAATATGGGATACAGTTAGAGGACAAACTGTTCGCACCCTTACTGGTCACACAAAAAGTGTGACATGTGTTAAATGGGGAGGTAATGGACTTATTTATTCTGCATCTCAAGATAGAACTATTAAAGTATGGAGAGCTGAAGATGTACGTTTTATAGACATTATATGTTCACATTATATGTTCCATAAATATGTTGTTGAAGgttttgttaaaattaatttattacagGGAATTTTGTGCAGAACTTTGTTAGGTCATGCACATTGGGTGAATACATTAGCATTGAACGTAGACTATGTACTTAGGACTGGTCCTTTCCATCTTGGAAAAAGTGAAGAAAATGCTATGGAATATGCAAAGAAACAGTATCAGTCTGTAGGCGAAGAAATACTTGTTTCTGGTTCTGATGACTTTACGTTATTTCTTTGGAAACcagagaaggagaagaaacCTATTGGTATTGTATAGAACAATTctttaacaattttctttaaacGGAAAGAACTCGTTCTATATTGCCAGTTCcggaaatttttcatttctacaGCCCCGTATCCGGCAATATAGCGAAAGTTTGcggtaaaataaaaacatgTATTGTATCAagtttattctatattttagcAAGAATGACAGGTCACCAGCAGCTGATTAATGATGTAAAATTTTCTCCAAATGGTCGTACAATCGCGTCAGCTTCATTTGATAAATCTATAAAACTGTGGGAGGCGAATACCGGAAAATATATAACTTCTTTAAGAGGACATGTGCAAGCTGTATATTCAGTTGCATGGAGCGCGGATTCTCGGTTACTTGTTAGTGGAAGCGCAGATTCTACTTTGAAAGGTAAGTAAATTGAATGATAGTAATTAAGATTGTGAAACTCTGAAATcacttattttattattgcaaGTCTAATACAAAGGTTTTGTATTACAATTCTATTGTAGTGTGGTGTATGAAAACAAAGAAACTTTGTCAAGATTTACCAGGTCATGCAGATGAAGTTTACGCTGTAGATTGGTCTCCGGATGGACTACGAGTTGCATCTGGTGGAAAAGATAAAGTTTTAAGGTTCTGGCagaattaaataatgtatataataataaataatttaataataataattttcctttagtattttgtttttgaaaataatgtctAATCCTTTTTGCAAGAGCTGGCCGCATGGTGCAGCACCAGTACAACGCGGCAAGTAAAATCCTGGGCGTAAGCACTTTCTGTTCCTCTCAGTCAAAATAAAAGTTTTGAGAATTTCTGCTTCCCTTGTAATGCCATTTTCTGTAGGGAAGCCTGCTGTGCTTTATACTGTACACAGTGCTGTATGTATACACAAATCAAAAGCTGAAGCATCTGATTGCTTTATTGCTTCAAACATGACGTTTGACAACTGAAAACTTAACCTCGTTtcatttgtatattttatatactgcATTTATTAACAACACACAGTCTTTGGTTATAGCTATCATGGTATGTAAATATACTTATCaattaaaaacattatatGATATATTTTCTGTACTTTCCATTTAATATTAACAGTGTTTTTAAGGAAACATTTTAATAGAACAGAGTTGAAGAGATCTAATCATGCGTGGTCCATGTATTAACAATAAAGttattaatacaaaaaattaaatttataggACAATGATGCAGCTGCTCTACAGAATTTGGAGCATCTTATGACTGAGTTTTTCTCACCACAAACAAGTAATGAACGAAAGCGTACAATTGAACAAAGCTTTCAAGAGTTTGCTGGACAGATTGATTCCTGGAGACCttgtttacattttttatcttcTACTAACAATCACCATGTTAGCATGTTTGCTCTGTCTACCTTAGAGGTATATATTAGCATGTTTctaatgatattaaattactcatggaaaaaagtaataatgtattattggcagcataaatattattacagaTAACAATTGGAAGGCGATGGCCAATCCTTCCATGGGAAGACAGAGCTCTCACAAGATCTACTTTATACACATTGTCCTTAGAAAGAGGTGTAGCTCCTTTTGTAAGAAACAAAGTAGTCAAACTAGTTGTGGATATCGCAAGGCATGACTGGCCACATTTTTACccagatttttatttaaatattttacaggTTTGTAAATTGCTAGTATACAATCCTTCATAAATTATCTtgcatttaaaatttaatctcTTTCTAAAGTTATTGGGTCATAAACATACAAGACTGTTGGGTCTTATCTACCTGAGAACAGCTTCGGAAGAATTAGCGACACCGAGAGAAGATTTACCGATACAAAGAAAGAACGAATTGCTTAGATTTCTTAGTGCTCAAGTGCCTTTGACTTTGGAAACTCTTACAAGTATGCTTTCTTTTcgcaaatatttaaaataaaatgtgttCTGACATTCACATTACCTTGTCATTTCAGTACTTCTAAGAGAAGCAACAAAATTGCAAAGTCGTTCTGGAACAGTCACTCCGCCTCCCTCGCCTACCAGTGGTCAAAATGTAGCACCAGCCAGAGCTATTTTAGATGTGGAAGGATTAGCAACAGGAACTAGCGAAGTGTGTATAGCAACATTGGATGTACTAGCGCATTTATTTAGCTGGATCGAATTATCAGAGCACATTTCTACAAACTTACTGGATGCCATATTTACCTGTGCCAGGTATCACGATGCAATGGTAGGATTTTACCTCGAATACTACAAAATACTCTAATGCAGTTAACAAGTGCTATGGTTAATTTTAAGTTTTGTTGGCAGAATGGCAAACAAGTAGAAATGGCTGTACAAGCTGTAACTACCGTGAATGAACTCTTATATAGACCATTGTGTTCTCCCAATGTAACCGATAGATTATTGGTAGAAATATTTCAGAATGGAGTGACATTATTTCAACTGTTGGAACGTTTAGATTCTGTAAATGAGAggtatttacttatttattcaattaaacaattttcatgttaaaattaatatctataaatgaaaaatattgcatTTCTAGTTATATGGAGAAGCTAACAGAATTCTTGCAATTATTTGTAACAAATCACCTAAAGAGAATTGAATCATGTCCTAAATTTCCAGTGAATACATTATTAGAAGTCTTGTGCCATCATACTTTTCAACAATGCTCAACAGTAACCGGATATTTAAGATGCTTAGACGTGTGGACCACTTTGTTAGAAAGCACACAGTCTCGGTATTCTCCGGTAGCATTAGCTGTTGCTGAGAGAGTACTGCAAAAGATGAGTTTTAAACTCAATACGCGTATATTGAAAGATCTTGACACGGAAAGTTTAGATGAAAATGtaagaaaatttacaaaagttgattactttttttttcttttatacaaatattttgttacagGAAGAAACAGAATGGCAGCATTTTTTAAGATGTAACATAGAATGTTTGGCAAAAGTGGCAGATATCTCCCCAATTCCAGTATTTACATTATTGGTAAATTATTACACA
Encoded here:
- the LOC114876139 gene encoding protein Wnt-5b-like isoform X1 yields the protein MLRKMAICSSLLIILRLLFVVASSTVPGTWINVGLQHFPQLEVSQMIETYDMTASNICHGLKGLSPGQGKLCQLSVDHMPSVAKGAKFGILECQHQFRDRRWNCSTVSDESVFGPILRIASRETAFVHAITAAGVVYSISRSCRDGQLSSCGCSRSSRPRDLKRDWIWGGCGDNLEYGYKFTQAFVDVKERERSFKRGSREQGRSLMNLHNNEAGRRAVIKRSKVTCKCHGVSGSCSLITCWQQLASFREIGDFLLDKYDGATEVRVNRRGRLSMRDPRFSLPTANDLVYLDDSPNYCLPNETLGSLGTHGRICNRTSSGMDGCNLLCCGRGYNTQKSTVRERCECKFHWCCLVECKTCVKNIDIHSCK
- the LOC114876139 gene encoding protein Wnt-5b-like isoform X2 → MAICSSLLIILRLLFVVASSTVPGTWINVGLQHFPQLEVSQMIETYDMTASNICHGLKGLSPGQGKLCQLSVDHMPSVAKGAKFGILECQHQFRDRRWNCSTVSDESVFGPILRIASRETAFVHAITAAGVVYSISRSCRDGQLSSCGCSRSSRPRDLKRDWIWGGCGDNLEYGYKFTQAFVDVKERERSFKRGSREQGRSLMNLHNNEAGRRAVIKRSKVTCKCHGVSGSCSLITCWQQLASFREIGDFLLDKYDGATEVRVNRRGRLSMRDPRFSLPTANDLVYLDDSPNYCLPNETLGSLGTHGRICNRTSSGMDGCNLLCCGRGYNTQKSTVRERCECKFHWCCLVECKTCVKNIDIHSCK
- the LOC114876204 gene encoding 39S ribosomal protein L18, mitochondrial yields the protein MSLRNRVTNLFLKRQIHGNAEIVENCKEIRNRNPRNIERLRIARKPVGYILDKPGFSYWHKLIIKPSNRYIDAEIHHFENGPVIMVSSQEWGIRKQLYNTKDIIAYKYVGRVLAQRCLESGICEMYFDGSEIIASKVQTLINELTENGISLQEPPRYYHPKATDPDRPERPWQFYE
- the LOC114876202 gene encoding notchless protein homolog 1, giving the protein MNKRKLEETESNQNNEDSSIEIKRILSRFKSDKGEILPGGLLDLPINITVDKLQEICNALLQHEEPIPFTFYVNDVEIVDSLENNINENFSISEDVVEIVYQPQAIFKVKAVTRCTGSLEGHKEAVISVAFSPDGTGLASGSGDTTVRFWDIYTQTPYYTCEGHKHWVLCISWSPCGTKLASACKNGTILLWNPKTGKQIGRTMLGHKMWVTSLCWEPYHRNPECQHLVSASKDGDLRIWDTVRGQTVRTLTGHTKSVTCVKWGGNGLIYSASQDRTIKVWRAEDGILCRTLLGHAHWVNTLALNVDYVLRTGPFHLGKSEENAMEYAKKQYQSVGEEILVSGSDDFTLFLWKPEKEKKPIARMTGHQQLINDVKFSPNGRTIASASFDKSIKLWEANTGKYITSLRGHVQAVYSVAWSADSRLLVSGSADSTLKVWCMKTKKLCQDLPGHADEVYAVDWSPDGLRVASGGKDKVLRFWQN